In the Pseudomonas sp. ADAK2 genome, one interval contains:
- the fliR gene encoding flagellar biosynthetic protein FliR, translated as MSLLQLTDTQISTWVATFMLPLFRVGTLLMVMPVFGTTLVPRRVRAYFALAITVVITPALPPMPPVNPLDLSGLLLIGEQIIIGAVLGFSLQLFFQAFVIAGQIVAIQMGMGFASMIDPTNGVSVAVIGQFFTMLVTLMFLAMNGHLVVFEVLTDSFTTLPVGSGFMVNHFWQLAGKLGWVLGAALVLVLPAVTALLVVNIAFGVMTRAAPQLNIFSIGFPLTLVLGMFILWISLGDILNQYQPMASEALQFLRELAQAR; from the coding sequence ATGTCGCTGCTGCAGCTGACCGATACCCAGATCAGCACGTGGGTGGCGACGTTCATGTTGCCGCTGTTTCGCGTCGGTACGCTGCTGATGGTCATGCCGGTTTTTGGCACGACCCTGGTGCCGCGGCGCGTGCGGGCATATTTCGCCCTGGCGATCACGGTGGTCATCACGCCGGCCCTGCCGCCGATGCCACCGGTCAATCCGCTGGACCTGAGCGGGCTGCTGCTGATTGGCGAGCAGATCATCATTGGCGCGGTGCTGGGCTTCTCTTTGCAGCTGTTCTTCCAGGCATTCGTCATCGCCGGACAAATTGTCGCGATCCAGATGGGCATGGGCTTCGCGTCCATGATCGACCCTACCAACGGCGTGTCGGTGGCGGTGATCGGGCAGTTCTTCACCATGCTGGTGACGCTGATGTTCCTGGCGATGAACGGCCATCTGGTGGTCTTCGAAGTCTTGACTGACAGCTTCACCACGCTGCCGGTCGGTAGCGGTTTTATGGTCAATCATTTCTGGCAGTTGGCCGGCAAGCTCGGTTGGGTACTCGGCGCGGCGCTGGTGCTGGTGTTGCCGGCGGTCACCGCGTTGCTGGTGGTCAACATCGCGTTTGGCGTGATGACCCGGGCGGCGCCACAACTGAACATCTTTTCCATTGGCTTTCCGCTGACCCTGGTGCTCGGCATGTTCATCCTCTGGATCAGCCTGGGGGATATTCTCAATCAGTATCAACCCATGGCCTCCGAGGCCTTGCAGTTTTTACGCGAACTGGCACAGGCGCGCTGA
- the fliP gene encoding flagellar type III secretion system pore protein FliP (The bacterial flagellar biogenesis protein FliP forms a type III secretion system (T3SS)-type pore required for flagellar assembly.): protein MGALRIVLTLALMLAAPLAFAADPLSIPAITLGTNAQGAQEYSVSLQILLIMTALSFIPAFVMLMTSFTRIIIVFSILRQALGLQQTPSNQILTGMALFLTMFIMAPVFDRVNNDALQPYLAEKLTAQDAVLKAQVPIKDFMLAQTRTSDLELFMRLSKRTDIATPDQAPLTILVPAFVTSELKTAFQIGFMIFIPFLIIDLVVASVLMAMGMMMLSPLIISLPFKIMLFVLVDGWALIIGTLASSFGGVSP from the coding sequence GATGCTGGCGGCGCCGCTGGCGTTCGCCGCCGATCCGCTGTCGATCCCGGCCATCACCCTGGGCACCAATGCGCAGGGCGCGCAGGAATACTCGGTCAGCCTGCAGATCCTGCTGATCATGACCGCGCTGAGCTTCATTCCAGCGTTCGTCATGCTGATGACCAGTTTCACCCGGATCATCATCGTCTTCTCGATCCTGCGCCAGGCCCTGGGCTTGCAGCAGACACCGTCGAACCAGATCCTCACCGGCATGGCGCTGTTCCTGACCATGTTCATCATGGCGCCGGTGTTCGACCGGGTGAATAACGATGCCCTGCAGCCGTACCTGGCGGAGAAACTCACCGCCCAGGACGCCGTGCTCAAGGCGCAAGTGCCGATCAAGGACTTCATGCTCGCCCAGACCCGCACCAGCGATCTGGAGCTGTTCATGCGCCTGTCCAAACGCACTGACATTGCCACGCCGGATCAGGCGCCGTTGACCATTCTGGTGCCGGCGTTCGTGACGTCGGAACTGAAAACCGCGTTCCAGATCGGTTTCATGATCTTCATTCCGTTCCTGATCATCGACCTGGTCGTGGCCAGTGTGCTCATGGCGATGGGGATGATGATGCTGTCGCCGCTGATCATTTCCCTGCCGTTCAAGATCATGCTGTTCGTGCTCGTCGATGGCTGGGCGTTGATCATCGGTACCTTGGCCAGCAGCTTTGGCGGTGTTTCGCCATGA
- the fliQ gene encoding flagellar biosynthesis protein FliQ: MTPEVAVDIFREALWLTTMMVAVLVIPSLLVGLLVAMFQAATQINEQTLSFLPRLLVMLVTLIVAGPWLVQTFMEYILQLYGSIPQVIG; this comes from the coding sequence ATGACCCCGGAAGTCGCCGTAGACATCTTTCGAGAAGCGCTGTGGCTGACCACCATGATGGTCGCCGTGCTGGTGATCCCGAGTCTATTGGTGGGCTTGCTGGTGGCGATGTTCCAGGCGGCGACCCAGATCAACGAACAAACCCTGAGCTTCCTGCCACGCTTGCTGGTGATGCTGGTGACGCTGATTGTGGCCGGCCCGTGGCTGGTGCAGACCTTCATGGAATACATCCTGCAGTTGTACGGCAGTATTCCTCAGGTCATCGGCTAA